From one Jilunia laotingensis genomic stretch:
- a CDS encoding MobC family plasmid mobilization relaxosome protein, which produces GVGLIDPKEFIRSMDEICLEMKRIGNNINQLARYVNIHKEEVNQEVLNEVEKKMADYVIMQDKLNVTWRKLMSIK; this is translated from the coding sequence GGAGTTGGTCTTATTGACCCTAAAGAATTTATTCGTTCGATGGATGAAATTTGTTTGGAAATGAAACGTATAGGAAATAATATAAATCAGTTGGCTAGGTATGTAAATATTCATAAGGAAGAAGTTAATCAAGAGGTTCTTAATGAGGTAGAAAAGAAAATGGCAGACTATGTAATTATGCAAGATAAATTGAATGTTACTTGGCGTAAGTTGATGTCAATCAAATAA